CACTTTTACGGGTACCTTTAAAACCCGAACATCTTAAACCTCGAATCCGTGGGCACTGGGGATCTGCTCCTGGTCTTAACCTCATTTATGTCCAACTTAACCGCCTAATTCAGAAAACAAAAGCACAGTTCCTTTTCATAACGGGTCCTGGGCATTGTTCATCAGCCATCCTTGCCAACCTCTATCTTGAGGGAACTTATACCGAATTTTATCCTGAAGTTTCTCAAGATATAGACGGTCTTACCCTATTTTGCAGGCAATTTTCTTCTCCTGGAGGAGTGCCCAGTCACTTGAGCGCGATGACACCCGGGTCGATTCATGAGGGGGGAGAACTGGGCTATTCCCTTTTGCATGCTTTTGGTGCAGCCTTTGATCATCCCCAGCTTATCGTTGCTGCCGTGGTCAGTGATGGAGAAGCCGAAACGGGTCCTCTTGCAGCAAGCTGGCAATCAATCAACTTCCTCAATCCATTAAGAGATGGAGCTGTCCTTCCAATCTTTCATGTGAACGATGGGAAGCTTTCTGGTCCAACGATTTTCGGCAGGATGGAAGACAAGGACATCGCGATGTTTTTTTCTGGCTTGGGATATGACCCTTTGTTTGTTTGTGGTGATGACCCTCAAAAAGTCCATGCGGATCTTTTTAAAGCTTTAGACCAATCCTATCTGGCTATCCGACAAATTCAAGCGGAGGCAAAAGAAAAAGGGCTAAAAGCAAAGCCTAAATGGCCCATGATCGTACTAAGAACTCCTGATGGGTGGACGGGCCCAAAAGAAGTGGATGGAGTACGTATAGAAGGGACTTACCGTTCTCATCGAAGCCCACTTATGGATGCTCGAGAAAACCCAGATCATTTAAAAATTTTGGAATCCTGGCTTAAAAGCTACCGTCCTGAAAAGCTTTTTGATGAAAAGGGAAAGTTAAGAGAAGATCTTTTAGCTCTTGCTCCTAAAGGTCATCTTCGGATGGGAGCAAGTCCCTATGCTAATGGAGGGAGCCTGCTTGTAGATCTCGCTTTGCCCGACTTCACAGAATATAGAGTACCTGTCAAACAACCGGGAACTTCCGTTTCTGAACCTACGCATGTTCTAGGGAAATACATCCGAGATGTGATCCGAAGAAATCCAAAAAATTTTCGAATATTTTGTCCAGATGAAACCGACTCAAACCGGCTATCTGCTGTATTTGAAGTGACATCCCGTTGTTTTGTTTCCAAGATCTTTCCCGATGACGACTATCTTTCCCCCGATGGCCGGGTAATGGAAATTTTAAGTGAACACTGCTGTCAAGGATGGCTTGAGGGTTATTTATTCAGCGGAAGGCATGGGTTGCTAGTTTCTTACGAAGCTTTTGCCATGATCCTTGATTCTATGGCTAGCCAACATGCCAAATGGCTAAAACTCTACAGAGAGATACCTTGGAGAAAACCTGTAGCTTCTCTCAATTATCTTTTATCTTCTCATGTTTGGCGACAGGAATATGATGGCTATACTCACCAGGGTCCAGGATTTATCGACACCTTAATCAATAAAAAAGGCAACGTAATCAGGATTTATCTGCCAGCGGATACCAATACTTTACTTGCAGTCATGGACCACTGCTTAAGAAGTAGGAATTACATTAATCTGGTCATTGCAGAAAAACAACCTTCTCTGGATTGGTTAGACATGGATGAAGCCCGAGCTCATTGTGCAAGGGGAGCCTCAACCTGGTTATGGGCAAGCAACGACAACGGCAAACCAGATATTGTTCTTGGATGTGCTGGCGATGTGCCTACATTGGAAACAGTTGCTGCATCATGGCTTCTACAAAAGTATTTTCCTGAACTTAAAGTACGGGTTGTCAACGTTGTTGACCTTATGATCCTTTCTCCTCCAGCCTATCATCCCCATGGCATCGATGAACAAAATTTTATTAATCTTTTTACTACTTCTCAACCTGTGCTTTTTGCCTTTCATGGATATCCAAGAATGATCCATGACCTCATTCATGGAAGACCTAATCCTGCTCGATTCCATGTTCGTGGCTATCAAGAAGAGGGAACAACAACCACCTCTTTCGACATGGTTGTCTTAAACAAGATCAGCAGATATAATCTGGCTATTGATGCTATAAAATATGCCCTTAAATCTGTTCCCCACCTGCGAACAAAAGGAGAAGAGCTTATAGGTTTCTTTGAAAGAAAGATTGTCGAACATTCAACGTTTGTCCGGACACATCTTGACGACATGCCCGAAATAAAAAACTGGACATGGTCTAATCCAATTACCAGCTGATAGAGAATAAATAAGCTCTATTCTTTTTTTAATTTTTTAATTTTGGATGCCCATACAAAGAAGCTAACAAAAAAATAAAGAATAGCGCAGAACCGAAACGTATCATCAACAGCTAAAATATAACTTCTTTGGCTTACCAAATAAGCGTATTCTTTCAAAGCCTGTAAAGAATCTAAGCCTAGCTCTCTAAGTCTCTGAAGGAATTCCATAACTGAGGGATCAAACAAACTACGGGTTTCTACTAACCGACTTTGCTGGAAAGCCGTGCGATGTTCAAGAAGGGTTCCCAGAAGCCCAGCTCCTACGGTAAAAGAAAAGGTTCTTAACAGAATACTCCAGTTAATTGCTATTTGTTGATGACGGGGAGAAAGTCCTTCAATGACCATGCGGTTAAGAGGAGGCAAAATCCCCACCATCCCTCCCAAAAAGAGTTGTGAAACCAAAACGGATTGAACGAAATAAGATCTTCGATTAAAAAAATCGTAAGTACTAGTCATGTAACAAAAAAGGGCGAGCAAGGCAAAACAAAAGCTTGCTATAGGCCTGGGATCGGAACGATTGGATAAGTAAACGGATAAAGGATAAAGAATAGGCAGGCACACTAGCATCGGAATCAGAGGCAAAGAAGACAGAAAAGAGCTGTAGCCGATTTCTTGAAGAGCTCCAATCAGAATGGAAAAAGCTCCATAAAGGGCACCAAAAGAAAGAGGCCCTATTAAATTGGCGATTAAAAAATTAGACATTAAAAGAAGACGCACATCAAAAAAAGGTTTCTTTTCACCCAGTTCCCAAACAAAAAAATAGATTAAAGAAGCCACACCAATAAAAAACAACACGTTAATGAACAAAGAGTTATACCAATCCTCATCTTGACCTCTGGATGCAAGGGTTTGAAACGAAATAAAACAGAGAGTGATCAACAAAAAACCCACCCCATCGAAAGGAATTTTTCTTTTTTCCTCTTCTTTTTTGCCTAAGAGAGCCCAGAGAAAAGCCAACCCCAGGGAATGCAAAAGGACATTTAGAGTAAAATACTCTCTCCAGTTCCAATGACTTTCTTGTATTAAAGCTCCAAAGGATGGTCCAAACCCAAAAGTAGTCATAAGAAGAAAGCCAAACAAGCTGGTAACAAAGGGCCATTTATTTATGGGATAGAAATCCATCAGGACGTATTGACAAAGCATCATTACAGCCCCGACGGCCAAACCTAGGAAGAATCTGATTAAAAGAAAGAGATAAAAATCTTCCCCTATAGCCATGACCAAGTTGCTTAAAATAAGAATAACGATTGCGCTGTAAAGGGAACGCACTTTACCAAGAGATTGAGAAAGCCATGGACTTATAAACATGCCCAACCCTCGGCCAACAAAAAAAATGGTTGAAGTCCATGAGGCATGACTAGGACTTTGAGCCAACTCACCCACAGCATGCCTGTTTAGAACCGCATAGCTTGAGGAGCTGTAAGTGGCTAACAGAAATTCCATCGCTAACAGAAGATGAATAGCAAAAAAGAAAACTTTTTGTAATAAAGAGCTTACAGGAAATAACGGAGAAGAAATCTTCATAAAATATATTTATCATTTATTTTAGAATTTTAAATATGACTACATAATATATTTTATTAACCTATCTTATTTGTTTTTCTTACATGAATCAGAATAAATAATTTTTTTGAATATTAAATAAATATAATTTTTAAGATATTAAAAAAATAAATAATAAGAAAGCATAATAATATATTGATTAATTTAATAATACTCCAGAGAAAAATTAAAAAATTCATCTAGAAAAATCTTTAAATTCAGAAATAAAATTAATAGTTTAAAAAAAAGATTTAGTATTTAGAAGATTCTTTAAAGAAATGCCTCTAGAACCAAAAAAGAAACTTAGACAATCTCTTCTTATTCTTTTACAAGGGATTTTAAGCATCGAATTTCTCTTAGGAACATATAGCCCACCTGCTTATGCTACTTTTAATCTTTATCCTTCAGGAGATTTGGGCGTAAGCCCCAGCCATGCTTCCTGGATTTCCACCATTTATTTTGCAGGCCAAGCATTTGGGCTATTTCTTGGTCCCTGGTTCGATCGATTTTTAGGAAGAGTGAGGGCTCTTTTTTTTGCAATCAGTTTTTTTGCCCTTTTTGATTTTCTTGTTGCCGTTAGTTCTGATTACTACTTATCTCTCTTTTTTCGGTTGCTTTTGGGCATCGCTGGGGGAAGCACCATGACTCTCTGCCAGCTTAATCTTCTAGATTATTATCCAATCAATCGCTGGCCTTTCATCACCGCTTATTTTGGTTTTCTCCAAGTTTCTGTTTTTGGATTTGGCCCTGTGTTAGGAGGATTCATCAACGAATATTTCGGCTGGAGAGCCTATTTCCTGACCAGTTTTTCTTTACATGTCATCTGTGGGCTTATCGCAAGTTGGATTATTCTTTTTCTCTCGGATCAACACCCAGAGCATGAAACCAAAGAGGTTTACTTTGATTGGGTGGGCTTTATTCTTATCCTTTTTGCTGCTCTCTGTTTCCAAACAATCGTTACTCGAGGTCAAGATGAAGACTGGTACAACTCAACTTTCATCGATCTTCTTTTTATTTTTGGTTCGGTCTCCCTTGTCTATTTCATAGTTTGGGAAATAGGTGAAAAAAAACCTTTCATTAATATCAAGCTTTTTTTAAAACCCACTTTTATCATTTCTGCCATAATCGCCCCTGTTACCTTTGCGATAGTTTACGGACTTTTTTCAACCCTGGTTTTCAATTTGCAGCTGCTCAAAAACGCTACCAATTTCTCTTCGTTTCAAGCTGGATTAGCCATGGCTCCCCTTCTTTTTTTTCTGCCCTTTCTCTATCCTTCCTCTGTTTTTTTATCTCAACGAATTGATCCTCGGCTCATTGCTTCTATTCTTTTAACTCTGCTTGGCATTTTCTGCTACTGGACAGGATATTATGACTTTTTCAGAAAAAGAGCCTTTTTCGATCAATTTTTTAACCAATACATTCTTCTGACGCAGGTGCTCAATGGAGCTTATGTGGGACTCGTAGCTCCACTCAATGCGATCGGTATTCATGGGTTATCAAAAAAAAATCAGGAATCCGCTATCAATTCAGTTATCCTTTTGCGGACCTATTTCCTTACTTGGGGCGGTGGTCTGCTAGGAACCATGGTTATGGAACACCGGAGGGATTTTCAACAAACAAGACTTGTTGAAACATTTTCTGGGCAAAACCCCGAAAGCATGCAATTTATCTCTTCCTTGCATCAGTTGGGTCTCAATGATCTGCAAATACATTCCAAATTGGTCGAACAAGCCGCTAATCACTCGGTTATCCTTGCCTTAAATGATACTTATCGACTTTGCAGTTGGATTTATTTCTTCTTAGCACTTCTTGTTTGGTTGCCCTCGCTAAAAAAGGCTGAAAGATATTTTTCTTAACATTTTCTATCATGACTATTGAAAATGATTTCCACTCACATTGAAAGAGTTCTAATAAGAATGTAACATGAGAAGCTTCTTTTTTATTCAAAGCTTTGAAATAAATAGGTCTTTTGGGTTCTCCTTTTTTGTTTTTATAGTTATCCTAGGCCTTTTTCTTTGTGGA
The DNA window shown above is from Methylacidiphilum caldifontis and carries:
- a CDS encoding phosphoketolase family protein — protein: MNTDTENIDLYVEYWNAANYLAAAQFYLKENPLLRVPLKPEHLKPRIRGHWGSAPGLNLIYVQLNRLIQKTKAQFLFITGPGHCSSAILANLYLEGTYTEFYPEVSQDIDGLTLFCRQFSSPGGVPSHLSAMTPGSIHEGGELGYSLLHAFGAAFDHPQLIVAAVVSDGEAETGPLAASWQSINFLNPLRDGAVLPIFHVNDGKLSGPTIFGRMEDKDIAMFFSGLGYDPLFVCGDDPQKVHADLFKALDQSYLAIRQIQAEAKEKGLKAKPKWPMIVLRTPDGWTGPKEVDGVRIEGTYRSHRSPLMDARENPDHLKILESWLKSYRPEKLFDEKGKLREDLLALAPKGHLRMGASPYANGGSLLVDLALPDFTEYRVPVKQPGTSVSEPTHVLGKYIRDVIRRNPKNFRIFCPDETDSNRLSAVFEVTSRCFVSKIFPDDDYLSPDGRVMEILSEHCCQGWLEGYLFSGRHGLLVSYEAFAMILDSMASQHAKWLKLYREIPWRKPVASLNYLLSSHVWRQEYDGYTHQGPGFIDTLINKKGNVIRIYLPADTNTLLAVMDHCLRSRNYINLVIAEKQPSLDWLDMDEARAHCARGASTWLWASNDNGKPDIVLGCAGDVPTLETVAASWLLQKYFPELKVRVVNVVDLMILSPPAYHPHGIDEQNFINLFTTSQPVLFAFHGYPRMIHDLIHGRPNPARFHVRGYQEEGTTTTSFDMVVLNKISRYNLAIDAIKYALKSVPHLRTKGEELIGFFERKIVEHSTFVRTHLDDMPEIKNWTWSNPITS
- a CDS encoding MFS transporter yields the protein MKISSPLFPVSSLLQKVFFFAIHLLLAMEFLLATYSSSSYAVLNRHAVGELAQSPSHASWTSTIFFVGRGLGMFISPWLSQSLGKVRSLYSAIVILILSNLVMAIGEDFYLFLLIRFFLGLAVGAVMMLCQYVLMDFYPINKWPFVTSLFGFLLMTTFGFGPSFGALIQESHWNWREYFTLNVLLHSLGLAFLWALLGKKEEEKRKIPFDGVGFLLITLCFISFQTLASRGQDEDWYNSLFINVLFFIGVASLIYFFVWELGEKKPFFDVRLLLMSNFLIANLIGPLSFGALYGAFSILIGALQEIGYSSFLSSLPLIPMLVCLPILYPLSVYLSNRSDPRPIASFCFALLALFCYMTSTYDFFNRRSYFVQSVLVSQLFLGGMVGILPPLNRMVIEGLSPRHQQIAINWSILLRTFSFTVGAGLLGTLLEHRTAFQQSRLVETRSLFDPSVMEFLQRLRELGLDSLQALKEYAYLVSQRSYILAVDDTFRFCAILYFFVSFFVWASKIKKLKKE
- a CDS encoding MFS transporter; the protein is MPLEPKKKLRQSLLILLQGILSIEFLLGTYSPPAYATFNLYPSGDLGVSPSHASWISTIYFAGQAFGLFLGPWFDRFLGRVRALFFAISFFALFDFLVAVSSDYYLSLFFRLLLGIAGGSTMTLCQLNLLDYYPINRWPFITAYFGFLQVSVFGFGPVLGGFINEYFGWRAYFLTSFSLHVICGLIASWIILFLSDQHPEHETKEVYFDWVGFILILFAALCFQTIVTRGQDEDWYNSTFIDLLFIFGSVSLVYFIVWEIGEKKPFINIKLFLKPTFIISAIIAPVTFAIVYGLFSTLVFNLQLLKNATNFSSFQAGLAMAPLLFFLPFLYPSSVFLSQRIDPRLIASILLTLLGIFCYWTGYYDFFRKRAFFDQFFNQYILLTQVLNGAYVGLVAPLNAIGIHGLSKKNQESAINSVILLRTYFLTWGGGLLGTMVMEHRRDFQQTRLVETFSGQNPESMQFISSLHQLGLNDLQIHSKLVEQAANHSVILALNDTYRLCSWIYFFLALLVWLPSLKKAERYFS